One genomic region from Halobacteriovorax vibrionivorans encodes:
- a CDS encoding carbon-nitrogen hydrolase family protein: MAKKAKQVKLEVRLSQLSDIDGIFDLVERSYTGFQDSYTKGMIRGQITNYPEGNFVATLNGKIVGYSASILISEKKATAKHTWASITGRGYGSTHDEDGDILYGYETCVDPDIRGQRIGQRLYNARKRLVKYERLKGIVFAGRIPNLKKKIKQVESVEDYINQVKDKKIRDTTLGFQLRNGFEVLGVLEKYLPDDKESMGYGVHLIWRNSEYEARDSKADRPIKQNSVRIVSVQYQQRGIKSFKEFEDLVEYYVDVTADYRADFVLFPELFTMQLLSIKNEEVTADVAIEHMTAYTEDVKSLFQRLAVKYNVNIIAGSHPTKVGDRVHNISYICLRDGQIHEQAKIHPTPDEQYWWNIEGGDEVKVIDTDCGPIGVLICYDSEFPELTRHLANQGINILFVPFLTDNRQAYCRVKFCCQARAIENQIYVAMAGNVGNLPRVNNVDIQYAQSCILTPCDFPFARDGIAADTTPNVEMVAIADLRIDTLLEARQNGAVKNLKDRRHDLYSVTWHGK; this comes from the coding sequence ATGGCCAAAAAGGCAAAACAAGTAAAGCTTGAGGTAAGACTATCTCAACTTAGTGATATTGACGGAATTTTTGATCTAGTTGAGCGATCTTATACTGGATTTCAAGATTCATATACAAAAGGGATGATTAGAGGACAGATTACTAATTATCCTGAAGGTAATTTTGTCGCTACCCTCAATGGAAAGATTGTGGGCTATAGTGCAAGTATTCTCATTTCAGAAAAGAAGGCCACTGCAAAGCACACTTGGGCAAGTATAACTGGCCGAGGCTATGGATCAACTCACGATGAAGACGGAGATATTCTTTACGGATATGAAACTTGTGTTGATCCAGATATTAGAGGTCAACGAATAGGACAGCGCTTATATAATGCAAGAAAGAGACTGGTTAAGTACGAGCGATTAAAAGGAATTGTATTTGCCGGACGTATCCCAAATCTTAAAAAGAAAATTAAACAAGTCGAAAGCGTTGAAGACTACATCAATCAAGTTAAAGATAAGAAGATACGAGATACGACTCTTGGCTTTCAATTACGTAACGGATTTGAGGTTCTTGGTGTATTAGAGAAGTATCTGCCAGATGATAAAGAGTCCATGGGTTATGGAGTACATTTAATTTGGAGAAATTCAGAGTATGAAGCAAGAGACAGTAAGGCAGATCGTCCGATTAAACAAAACTCTGTAAGAATTGTTAGTGTCCAATATCAGCAACGTGGTATTAAAAGCTTTAAAGAATTTGAAGACCTTGTTGAATATTATGTCGATGTTACTGCTGACTATCGAGCAGATTTTGTTTTATTTCCAGAGCTTTTCACAATGCAGCTTCTTTCAATTAAGAACGAAGAAGTAACTGCAGACGTTGCTATTGAGCATATGACTGCATACACTGAAGACGTAAAATCTTTATTCCAACGTCTAGCCGTTAAGTATAATGTGAATATTATTGCAGGATCTCACCCAACTAAAGTAGGGGATAGAGTTCATAATATAAGTTATATCTGCCTTCGCGATGGACAAATTCATGAGCAAGCAAAAATACATCCAACTCCTGATGAGCAATATTGGTGGAATATTGAAGGGGGAGATGAAGTAAAAGTAATTGACACTGATTGTGGCCCAATCGGAGTTCTAATTTGTTATGACAGTGAATTCCCAGAGCTAACAAGGCATCTTGCTAACCAAGGGATTAATATTCTCTTTGTTCCATTCTTAACAGATAATCGCCAAGCCTATTGTCGAGTGAAATTCTGTTGTCAGGCACGTGCTATTGAAAATCAAATTTATGTTGCAATGGCCGGAAATGTTGGAAACCTTCCACGTGTTAACAACGTTGATATTCAATATGCCCAAAGTTGTATTCTAACACCTTGTGATTTTCCTTTCGCTCGTGATGGGATCGCTGCTGATACAACACCAAACGTAGAAATGGTTGCTATCGCAGACTTACGTATTGATACATTACTTGAGGCCCGTCAAAATGGTGCTGTTAAGAATTTAAAAGATCGAAGACACGATCTCTATTCAGTTACATGGCATGGTAAATGA
- a CDS encoding radical SAM protein, translating to MAEARDEFTIITTFNCNWDCSYCIIDTHERNKKNPISKEMLLEKIYNVTEGATVSLSGGEPGLIDPKTMEKVFEHLVKLNCTIDVFTNGLFIKRYGDKYLQYIDEVLYHCVETLDQEIEFPDMDEEQVTYVIIVTNDNHHMVDDFLDKYPHISFKLACNMKHGQTLNRGDAFKLFMRNKKRISEDSFETLFRYHCDCNLV from the coding sequence ATGGCCGAAGCTCGTGATGAATTCACTATAATTACTACCTTTAACTGCAACTGGGATTGCTCGTATTGCATCATAGACACTCATGAGCGCAATAAGAAGAATCCAATCAGCAAGGAGATGCTCCTTGAGAAGATTTATAATGTAACAGAAGGTGCTACAGTTAGCCTCAGTGGAGGTGAGCCAGGTTTAATTGATCCAAAAACGATGGAAAAAGTCTTTGAGCATCTTGTGAAGCTTAATTGCACAATTGATGTTTTCACAAATGGGCTCTTCATTAAAAGATATGGTGATAAATACTTACAATATATTGATGAAGTTCTTTATCATTGTGTGGAAACCCTAGACCAAGAAATAGAATTTCCCGATATGGACGAAGAACAAGTAACTTATGTCATCATCGTTACAAATGATAATCACCATATGGTTGATGACTTCTTAGATAAATACCCTCATATTTCATTCAAATTGGCCTGTAATATGAAACACGGTCAAACTCTTAATCGTGGGGATGCTTTTAAGCTCTTCATGAGAAATAAGAAGCGAATTAGTGAAGACAGCTTTGAAACACTCTTTCGTTATCACTGCGATTGCAATCTCGTTTAA
- a CDS encoding tail fiber domain-containing protein codes for MNYKKRNNEFGFTLVEIMVAAGLLGVLSVAVVNIMGNINKTSKRASQVFNVQQEKQRISRFLSDKDSCQQTLNGVNFGPQPNFTTTDTLTEIRDKDGNAVISVGDELGSQADIITVDSMQIMKDADSTPDDFPASGGVTHYKFEATMAVIFLKGRAGADADVVKRSSYGGATIPARFKVTVITNAAGDLQSCHGAQDEYIDAACVALGGHLDINGDCAEVRLITEAAGTTPASPTYSAIIGSSTAVPVGANNTPRVPLIVTRDNGVTGLRFDERTIQSDDGSATSLLRVNPYGRVEISGVGYTDIANGNPASAALKIMGSGSSYLAFDSNEIQASNAGVATSLMLNPYGSYVMVGQSGQTSHFRVYGNIQVGDPGSPVTTRQITMYDGSYINFLSDESVKDEVAVLDGVLDKLDEIRGVSFVWKDTGRKDIGYIAQDLEKVFPEVVERDEATGLLNVQYTKMPAINTAAIKELRAENQELKFRVNLLMKALCEGEDAYKYEDVCALPLAPLE; via the coding sequence ATGAATTACAAAAAACGAAATAATGAGTTTGGTTTTACCCTCGTGGAAATTATGGTTGCGGCAGGTCTACTAGGAGTTTTATCTGTAGCTGTTGTTAACATTATGGGAAATATAAATAAAACTTCAAAGAGGGCCTCTCAAGTTTTTAATGTTCAACAAGAAAAACAAAGGATTAGTCGTTTTCTTTCAGATAAAGACTCTTGTCAGCAAACTCTTAATGGAGTTAATTTTGGACCACAGCCAAATTTTACGACTACAGATACTTTGACAGAAATTCGTGACAAAGATGGTAATGCTGTTATCTCTGTTGGAGACGAGCTTGGTTCTCAAGCAGATATAATTACAGTTGATAGTATGCAAATTATGAAGGACGCAGATTCAACTCCAGACGACTTTCCAGCTTCTGGTGGTGTTACTCATTATAAATTTGAGGCGACAATGGCGGTTATCTTTTTAAAAGGTAGGGCAGGAGCCGATGCAGATGTAGTTAAACGTTCTTCTTACGGTGGTGCAACAATTCCTGCTAGATTTAAGGTCACGGTTATTACAAATGCTGCTGGTGATCTTCAAAGTTGTCATGGCGCGCAGGATGAATATATTGATGCAGCCTGTGTTGCTTTAGGTGGGCATCTTGATATTAATGGTGACTGTGCTGAGGTAAGGTTAATTACTGAGGCTGCTGGAACAACGCCTGCATCACCAACCTATTCAGCTATAATTGGTAGTAGTACAGCTGTACCTGTTGGAGCGAATAATACGCCACGTGTTCCTCTAATTGTTACTCGAGATAATGGTGTTACTGGCTTAAGATTTGATGAGAGAACAATTCAAAGTGATGACGGTTCAGCGACTTCTTTATTAAGAGTAAATCCATATGGACGTGTGGAGATTTCAGGTGTTGGTTATACAGATATCGCAAATGGTAATCCAGCTTCTGCAGCTTTAAAAATTATGGGATCTGGGTCTAGTTACCTAGCATTCGACTCGAATGAAATACAGGCTTCTAATGCTGGTGTGGCAACTAGTTTGATGCTTAACCCTTATGGGTCATATGTAATGGTGGGGCAGTCCGGTCAAACTTCTCATTTTCGAGTTTATGGAAATATTCAAGTAGGTGATCCGGGATCTCCAGTCACTACAAGACAAATTACTATGTATGATGGCTCTTATATTAACTTTTTATCTGATGAGAGTGTTAAAGATGAAGTGGCCGTACTTGATGGAGTCTTAGATAAATTAGATGAAATTAGAGGTGTTTCATTTGTATGGAAAGATACTGGTCGTAAAGATATAGGTTATATCGCTCAAGATCTTGAGAAGGTCTTTCCAGAAGTTGTTGAGCGAGATGAGGCGACTGGTTTACTTAATGTTCAATACACAAAAATGCCTGCTATAAATACTGCTGCAATTAAAGAGCTTAGAGCAGAGAACCAAGAGCTTAAGTTTAGAGTTAACCTTCTTATGAAGGCCCTGTGTGAAGGTGAAGATGCATATAAATATGAAGATGTATGCGCACTACCTTTAGCGCCTTTAGAATAA
- a CDS encoding NAD-dependent epimerase/dehydratase family protein: MTKKKMIITGGLGFLGSAIAKNFFHKYDLVIIDNESTNVIKADELSLLSDQIIYKKLDLALLNEQEKDWFKKELEDTTYFCHFAAAVGVKKIDENPNAAIINEYQVNQNILPLIAQSNAKLLFASSSEVYGNATECTEDQSLEIGSPDTLRWGYACNKLMTEFLIKSYEIPHITLRLFNVTGPGQSPDYGMVIPKMIKDAKEEGSINVYGDGNQCRSFCDVEDFLKAIDILISNDMFHNQTLNIGNDKNLITIKELAHLIRDTLKVDAQINYLNFHDVYSKNSDDIYKRSPNTAKLKEIYTPEIDVKSIIRKIAEHKYG, encoded by the coding sequence ATGACTAAGAAAAAAATGATTATTACAGGTGGGTTAGGCTTTCTTGGAAGCGCTATTGCCAAGAATTTCTTTCATAAGTACGACTTAGTCATCATTGACAACGAGTCTACTAATGTCATTAAAGCTGACGAATTGTCTCTGTTAAGTGACCAAATTATCTACAAAAAGCTCGACTTAGCACTATTAAACGAACAAGAGAAAGATTGGTTTAAAAAAGAATTAGAAGATACCACATATTTTTGTCACTTTGCAGCCGCTGTAGGTGTCAAAAAAATTGATGAGAACCCGAATGCGGCCATTATAAATGAGTACCAAGTAAATCAAAATATACTTCCATTAATAGCGCAGTCTAATGCAAAACTACTCTTTGCTTCAAGCTCTGAAGTTTATGGAAATGCCACTGAATGCACAGAGGATCAGTCTCTTGAGATAGGCTCGCCTGATACCTTGAGATGGGGATATGCTTGTAATAAGCTTATGACTGAATTTCTAATAAAGAGTTATGAAATTCCACATATCACCCTAAGACTTTTTAATGTAACAGGTCCTGGTCAATCACCAGATTACGGAATGGTTATTCCAAAAATGATTAAGGATGCAAAAGAAGAAGGTAGTATTAATGTTTACGGCGATGGAAATCAATGTCGAAGTTTTTGTGATGTAGAAGACTTCCTAAAGGCCATCGACATATTAATATCGAATGATATGTTTCATAACCAAACTCTTAACATTGGTAATGATAAAAACCTCATTACAATTAAAGAATTAGCTCATTTAATAAGAGACACACTTAAAGTAGACGCACAAATTAATTATTTAAACTTCCATGATGTCTACAGTAAAAATAGTGATGATATTTATAAAAGATCACCTAATACAGCAAAGCTAAAAGAGATATACACTCC